In the Scylla paramamosain isolate STU-SP2022 chromosome 21, ASM3559412v1, whole genome shotgun sequence genome, AGGACTCAAAGGCAGTACTAACAGGTGGTGTAGTGCTGAGGTGAGTATGGTCTGAGGCATGGCCAGGAGCTGCTGTATGACCAGATTTCTGAATTTCCAGTCAAAGTGTCTGGCTAAGAGTTGGAGATCTGGCAGAGAAGCTGTGGCCAGAGGAAGGAGGCTTGGCTGCTGCACCAGACCCATAGACCACATCTTTGGAGTGGCTTTGGCCTTGAGGTGCAGCCAGGTAGCTGTAGCTCACCACCTGCCAGAGAAAAGCTTTTTTAACCTCACTGCCTGCCAGGGAAGAgcttttttaatttccattttaatCTTACATGATTAAGGTCATATGATTAATAGTTATACCATCTTCTGTATATCTAGCCTGGAGGTTGAGATGTGATGGAATGATTCCAAATGTGAATGTATACTATATTAAATCcttgtctctactttcctccaaATGAGATCCATGGgccttgtaaaaaaaagttgggagtccaatcttttaaaactagtAACTCTAATAATAGAGATTTGAGAGACAGAATGAAGCATAATTAAAGCTTTGATAAGCATTTATAAATCTgtacattctttcaattttttttcaccatttttgaatGGCATATTGGAGTGATTTGAGTCAGAAATAACAATTTTGAacacttttgtttctatttgttggtaatgtgtaataccactgatgagagacaaactttgtgcttggaaggaaagaactgaCACCCTTTCTCTATAAATTCTGCTTCACTGCATGCCACaagttttataatttatatcaGAACTATTTCTAGACTAACCACTTCATAAGCATAATCATTTTGTCATCACAGTTTTCACTATGCTGCCTTATCACCATTGTGCTACAGTGATCTCAGATGCTTCTGATTTCATAATGAAAGTTAGGGTTCACTTTAAAACCAGTTGACAACTGAGAGTCTAAATTCCAATCCAAGAAATGAATTTTGTATCATCAATGAATGAAAGTGCTTGATTGTTCTACAAGTTTGGTGAGGATTGAGgttgctggttagttctggggagtagattagtaaaattctgaagaagtattttttaactgtcttcacccaggaaaacatgcaggaaatgctggatagtgaaatttttagagcagaagagaatgagaagctgaaagatattaccataattaaggagatagtggaacaggtgatagataggctaagaaagttcaagacaccaagaccagatgaaatatatcccagagt is a window encoding:
- the LOC135110859 gene encoding uncharacterized protein LOC135110859 yields the protein MSGLVWWLRILLKRTMLLLHLSSLKLPAEIGKTATDERIKLKETGVSLQNKLSRRPIQCSKCLAKSWRSGREAVARGRRLGCCTRPIDHIFGVALALRCSQVAVAHHLPEKSFFNLTACQGRAFLISILILHD